A region from the Lutra lutra chromosome 1, mLutLut1.2, whole genome shotgun sequence genome encodes:
- the LOC125085025 gene encoding P2Y purinoceptor 11-like isoform X4, with product MRSGTGRLGQILKMVAVRLADAPSLRGTGAPPPKPGARPCPANFSAAIDNVLSGFQENFLWPLLVGEFLVAVASNSLALYRFSTREQRPWHPAVVFSAQLAISDLLYALTLLPLAAYFYPPKNWQYGELACRLERFLFTCNLLGSVFFLACISLNRYLGIVHPFFVRSSLRPKHAWAVSAAGWALAALLASPTLGFSHLKRPLEAGGCTGAQPMACTRCMGTAGDHHLEAYAAYSMALAVLGCGLPLLLTLAAYSALGRAVLRSHGMTAAEKLRVVVLVASGLALYASSYVPYYVTQVLNVHARQRWRTRCPTFANEAEAQAALDWRTYMSHQVTRGLMPLAICLHPLLYMAVAPSLGCCPQSCLGCTGSRTPEEDARRSGQVLPLKITATPHTLGP from the exons ATGAGATCAGGAACTGGGAGGCTGGGCCAGATTCTGAAGATGGTGGCAGTGAGACTTGCTGATGCGCCAAGTCTTAGAGGTACTGGGGCGCCCCCCCCCAAGCCTG GTGCACGGCCCTGCCCAGCCAACTTCTCAGCTGCCATTGATAACGTTCTCAGTGGCTTCCAGGAAAACTTTCTGTGGCCCCTGCTGGTGGGTGAGTTCCTGGTGGCCGTGGCCAGCAACAGCCTTGCCCTCTACCGCTTTAGCACACGGGAACAGCGCCCGTGGCACCCCGCGGTGGTCTTTTCAGCCCAGCTGGCCATCAGCGACCTGCTCTATGCCCTGACACTGCTCCCGCTGGCTGCTTACTTCTACCCGCCCAAAAATTGGCAATACGGGGAGCTGGCCTGCCGCCTGGAGCGCTTCCTCTTCACCTGCAACCTGCTGGGCAGTGTCTTCTTCCTCGCCTGCATCAGCCTGAACCGCTACCTGGGCATCGTCCACCCCTTCTTCGTCCGCAGCAGCTTGCGGCCCAAGCACGCCTGGGCGGTCAGTGCCGCAGGCTGGGCCCTGGCAGCCCTGCTGGCCTCGCCGACGCTCGGCTTCTCCCACCTGAAGCGGCCGCTGGAGGCAGGCGGCTGCACAGGGGCCCAGCCCATGGCCTGCACCAGGTGCATGGGGACGGCAGGTGACCACCACCTGGAGGCCTATGCAGCCTACAGCATGGCGCTGGCGGTGCTGGGCTGTGGCCTGCCCCTGCTGCTCACCCTGGCAGCCTACAGTGCCCTCGGGCGGGCGGTGCTGCGCAGCCACGGCATGACAGCGGCTGAGAAGCTGCGTGTGGTGGTGCTGGTGGCCAGCGGCCTGGCCCTCTATGCCAGCTCCTACGTGCCCTACTATGTCACACAGGTGCTCAACGTGCACGCACGGCAGCGCTGGAGGACCCGTTGCCCGACCTTTGCCAACGAGGCTGAGGCCCAGGCAGCACTGGACTGGAGGACCTACATGAGCCACCAGGTCACGCGGGGCCTCATGCCCTTGGCCATCTGCCTCCACCCACTGCTCTACATGGCCGTGGCACCCAGCCTGGGCTGCTGCCCCCAGAGCTGCCTCGGCTGCACGGGGAGCCGAACCCCGGAGGAGGATGCTAGGAGATCTGGCCAAGTCCTGCCCCTCAAGATCACAGCCACTCCCCACACCTTGGGGCCCTAA
- the LOC125085025 gene encoding P2Y purinoceptor 11-like isoform X1, with amino-acid sequence MAATTSGARPCPANFSAAIDNVLSGFQENFLWPLLVGEFLVAVASNSLALYRFSTREQRPWHPAVVFSAQLAISDLLYALTLLPLAAYFYPPKNWQYGELACRLERFLFTCNLLGSVFFLACISLNRYLGIVHPFFVRSSLRPKHAWAVSAAGWALAALLASPTLGFSHLKRPLEAGGCTGAQPMACTRCMGTAGDHHLEAYAAYSMALAVLGCGLPLLLTLAAYSALGRAVLRSHGMTAAEKLRVVVLVASGLALYASSYVPYYVTQVLNVHARQRWRTRCPTFANEAEAQAALDWRTYMSHQVTRGLMPLAICLHPLLYMAVAPSLGCCPQSCLGCTGSRTPEEDARRSGQVLPLKITATPHTLGP; translated from the coding sequence GTGCACGGCCCTGCCCAGCCAACTTCTCAGCTGCCATTGATAACGTTCTCAGTGGCTTCCAGGAAAACTTTCTGTGGCCCCTGCTGGTGGGTGAGTTCCTGGTGGCCGTGGCCAGCAACAGCCTTGCCCTCTACCGCTTTAGCACACGGGAACAGCGCCCGTGGCACCCCGCGGTGGTCTTTTCAGCCCAGCTGGCCATCAGCGACCTGCTCTATGCCCTGACACTGCTCCCGCTGGCTGCTTACTTCTACCCGCCCAAAAATTGGCAATACGGGGAGCTGGCCTGCCGCCTGGAGCGCTTCCTCTTCACCTGCAACCTGCTGGGCAGTGTCTTCTTCCTCGCCTGCATCAGCCTGAACCGCTACCTGGGCATCGTCCACCCCTTCTTCGTCCGCAGCAGCTTGCGGCCCAAGCACGCCTGGGCGGTCAGTGCCGCAGGCTGGGCCCTGGCAGCCCTGCTGGCCTCGCCGACGCTCGGCTTCTCCCACCTGAAGCGGCCGCTGGAGGCAGGCGGCTGCACAGGGGCCCAGCCCATGGCCTGCACCAGGTGCATGGGGACGGCAGGTGACCACCACCTGGAGGCCTATGCAGCCTACAGCATGGCGCTGGCGGTGCTGGGCTGTGGCCTGCCCCTGCTGCTCACCCTGGCAGCCTACAGTGCCCTCGGGCGGGCGGTGCTGCGCAGCCACGGCATGACAGCGGCTGAGAAGCTGCGTGTGGTGGTGCTGGTGGCCAGCGGCCTGGCCCTCTATGCCAGCTCCTACGTGCCCTACTATGTCACACAGGTGCTCAACGTGCACGCACGGCAGCGCTGGAGGACCCGTTGCCCGACCTTTGCCAACGAGGCTGAGGCCCAGGCAGCACTGGACTGGAGGACCTACATGAGCCACCAGGTCACGCGGGGCCTCATGCCCTTGGCCATCTGCCTCCACCCACTGCTCTACATGGCCGTGGCACCCAGCCTGGGCTGCTGCCCCCAGAGCTGCCTCGGCTGCACGGGGAGCCGAACCCCGGAGGAGGATGCTAGGAGATCTGGCCAAGTCCTGCCCCTCAAGATCACAGCCACTCCCCACACCTTGGGGCCCTAA
- the EIF3G gene encoding eukaryotic translation initiation factor 3 subunit G yields MPTGDFDSKPSWADQVEEEGEDDKCVTSELLKGIPLATGDTSPEPELLPGAPLPPPKEVINGNIKTVTEYKIDEDGKKFKIVRTFRIETRKASKAVARRKNWKKFGNSEFDPPGPNVATTTVSDDVSMTFITSKEDLNCQEEEDPMNKLKGQKIVSCRICKGDHWTTRCPYKDTLGPMQKELAEQLGLSTGEKEKLPGELEPVQAAQNKTGKYVPPSLRDGASRRGESMQPNRRADDNATIRVTNLSEDTRETDLQELFRPFGSISRIYLAKDKTTGQSKGFAFISFHRREDAARAIAGVSGFGYDHLILNVEWAKPSTN; encoded by the exons ATGCCGACTGGAGATTTTGA TTCGAAGCCCAGCTGGGCCGaccaggtggaggaggagggcgaGGACG ACAAATGTGTCACCAGCGAGCTCCTCAAGGGGATCCCTCTGGCCACTGGCGACACCAGCCCAGAACCTGAGTTACTGCCGGGAG CTCCACTGCCGCCTCCCAAGGAGGTCATCAATGGAAACATCAAGACAGTGACAGAGTACAAGATAGATGAGGATGGCAAGAAGTTCAAG ATTGTCCGCACATTCAGAATTGAGACGCGGAAGGCCTCAAAGGCTGTCGCAAGGAGAAAG AACTGGAAGAAGTTTGGGAACTCAGAGTTTGACCCACCAGGGCCCAACGTGGCCACCACTACAGTCAGTGACGATGTATCCATGACATTCATCACGAGCAAAGAG GATCTGAACTGCCAGGAAGAGGAGGACCCGATGAACAAGCTCAAGGGCCAGAAGATCGTGTCCTGCCGCATCTGCAAGGGCGACCACTGGACGACCCGCTGCCCCTACAAGGACACGCTGGGGCCCATGCAGAAGGAGTTGGCTGAGCAGCTGGGCCTTTCCAccggggagaaggagaagctgccTGGAG AGCTGGAGCCCGTGCAGGCTGCCCAGAACAAGACTGGGAAGTACGTGCCACCGAGCCTGCGGGATGGGGCCAGCCGCCGCGGGGAGTCCATGCAGCCCAACCGCAGAG CCGACGACAATGCCACTATCCGTGTCACCAACCTGTCAGAGGACACTCGTGAGACTGACCTCCAAGAGCTCTTCCGGCCCTTTGGCTCCATCTCTCGCATCTACTTGGCAAAGGACAAGACCACTGGCCAGTCCAAG GGCTTTGCCTTCATCAGCTTCCACCGCCGTGAGGATGCCGCACGAGCCATCGCTGGGGTGTCCGGCTTTGGATATGACCACCTCATCCTCAACGTTGAGTGGGCCAA GCCatcaaccaactaa